DNA sequence from the Nitrospirota bacterium genome:
ATGGGCGATCATGCCCTCCTCATGACCTACGGCATCTAACCCTTCTCCGCTCTTCACCTTGACATTGACTGATTCAGGGAGAATCCCGACGGCTTCTGCCAAGGTCTTCTGCATCGCCGCGAGGTGCGGCCCAAGGCGGGGCGCTTGAGCCACGATCACGGTGTCAATATTTCCCACTCGATACCCCTTCACTGTCAGCTTCGACATGACATCTTCCAATAGTTTGAGGCTCGAGATTCCTTTGTACTTGGGGTCCGAACTGGGGTAGTGCCGGCCCAAATCTCCCTCTCCCATT
Encoded proteins:
- a CDS encoding 2-C-methyl-D-erythritol 2,4-cyclodiphosphate synthase; the protein is MGYGYDVHPLGPGRKLILGGVEIPHSKGLVGHSDSDVLVHAVCDALLGAMGEGDLGRHYPSSDPKYKGISSLKLLEDVMSKLTVKGYRVGNIDTVIVAQAPRLGPHLAAMQKTLAEAVGILPESVNVKVKSGEGLDAVGHEEGMIAHAVCLIEPT